Proteins found in one Drosophila busckii strain San Diego stock center, stock number 13000-0081.31 chromosome 2R, ASM1175060v1, whole genome shotgun sequence genomic segment:
- the LOC108597566 gene encoding cytadherence high molecular weight protein 1 — MADTINKPSIQIRNGLPSPLSDKSPSPATKLLISHGKPNFTIARSPKPEDNANPLSPQPNVNNNYSAFKSANVSVNSGNSFVVGTKFNGVFKPTPVTASWAASNGNGNGQADANNEAAKVVLRRAKPADAPAQAEDEDQQVPEFIRRQRRIQERLAKENVLDFENRRSGYFTHVMISPDSPNRTSFMETMASPAVVPSLEMPVPAKIEEEEPQHEKEPEPEPKQEQPIEAPVTTNGHVEDAEAQEVAQAIEEVIKAVAGEDDGSKPEPEPAAAAEPETVAATEAAAVAETAAEPTPEPVVESAALAVEAHVEVLTATQEQEKQPESVAEPEPVQQNGHAAENGHDEGVTISHTNGHASDEPSIPAPDPSGALGVNFEPKTVVSFSQELGGGENNYPDTVKVLKDAPPADAADAELQEMSKLKFDIKSDGENEVQVTPVLREE, encoded by the coding sequence ATGGCCGATACCATCAACAAGCCCAGCATACAAATACGCAACGGTCTGCCCTCGCCGCTTTCCGACAAGAGCCCCTCGCCGGCCACCAAGCTGCTGATCAGCCACGGCAAGCCCAACTTCACCATTGCGCGCTCGCCCAAGCCAGAAGACAATGCAAATCCCTTGTCACCACAGCCCAatgtcaacaacaactacagcgcATTCAAAAGCGCCAACGTGAGCGtcaacagcggcaacagcttTGTGGTCGGCACCAAGTTCAATGGCGTCTTCAAGCCAACGCCAGTCACAGCCAGCTGGGCAgccagcaatggcaatggcaatggccagGCCGATGCCAACAATGAGGCAGCCAAGGTGGTGCTGCGTCGCGCTAAGCCGGCTGATGCGCCGGCACAAGCTGAAGATGAGGATCAGCAGGTGCCCGAGTTCATCAGACGCCAGCGACGCATTCAAGAGCGTCTGGCCAAGGAGAATGTGCTCGACTTTGAGAATCGCCGCAGCGGCTACTTTACGCATGTTATGATCTCGCCCGACTCACCCAATCGCACATCATTCATGGAAACTATGGCTAGTCCAGCGGTGGTGCCAAGTCTCGAAATGCCAGTGCCGGCAAAGATTGAAGAGGAAGAGCCACAGCATGAGaaagagccagagccagagccaaagcaaGAGCAGCCAATTGAAGCGCCTGTTACCACAAATGGACATGTTGAGGATGCAGAGGCACAGGAGGTTGCTCAAGCTATTGAAGAGGTTATCAAGGCTGTAGCTGGTGAGGATGATGGCAGCAAGCCGGAGCcagaaccagcagcagcggctgagCCAGAgactgtggcagcaactgagGCTGCAGCAGTGGCCGAGACTGCCGCTGAGCCGACACCCGAGCCGGTTGTGGAGAGCGCCGCTTTAGCTGTGGAAGCCCACGTGGAAGTGTTGACTGCCACACAGGAGCAGGAGAAGCAGCCAGAGTCTGTAGCCGAGCCCGAGCCAGTGCAGCAGAACGGACATGCAGCTGAGAATGGCCATGATGAAGGCGTTACTATCTCTCATACCAATGGACATGCCAGCGATGAGCCCAGCATACCCGCGCCCGATCCCAGCGGCGCTCTGGGCGTCAACTTTGAGCCCAAGACGGTGGTCAGCTTCTCGCAGGAGCTGGGTGGCGGCGAGAACAATTATCCGGATACAGTCAAGGTGCTGAAGGATGCGCCGCCCGCTGATGCGGCCGATGCTGAGCTGCAGGAGATGAGCAAACTGAAGTTCGATATCAAGAGCGATGGCGAGAATGAGGTACAGGTGACGCCCGTGCTGCGCGAGGAGTAG
- the LOC108595127 gene encoding centrosomal protein of 131 kDa, whose product MDLCLKGSQINLATRQKTTKVKYNSRSLSTLHNSSPHFRPRSANFLQQRSRSSPFLGRPQSADPKFGRKLSAYFAEKELRLSKQRQVSSTDLLKTLLDEPIKRSWLCRSACNSSTDEQSDFSSKSPHSEAEQLERFLVSMPVSQEQLKCWPLPKSAKPDLPGRVSFSKPNAAHDVGDSSDCDNDKQELRTSSISAPGPIALPNFSYSNNNNNKPETAESAQKKTVHFGSPAGAKDSVEVLAETYEYPKCPSENCTCSTRSSSTASSNEPTTDVKCACDAPSCRFAETQSLPQVPLPPKVATPELNVIREYKQVVCKPLEPLNNIELPTYLDKYAAKDKQNNLSEAPSLNSNQSNALVAPPRAASQRNFGAENNFLPVMPDERRQHFGNASSDSVISNYLKVAATAPLVTKKKENVKPASADLSRNVNNKTKFAIKSLSHSLKLKKAVSVGNLREERKLSEYNLDKVDSWMSMHEQKQALAQFEELHKQGLDELEEAQDNDSASQLSLKSNEDSRGSTYDEIVSVIKEIEEDKKRDNYAGRLPSELNLKLDSRTASVETVSQNNGSVVPESGDKYKDILAYLNNVESSCDKTLMETRRSMPDSHRSEVEFVVEPDVTDEVPKLSELLMLPNHQLARRVIALSLRANELANAIHLSKEHVLQLRTEKQKSLRAEKSNNASKLSEQKKHYEEVVTRHQGFIEQLLKDKGTLCEKVAALTRRLESQNTAWEHRLETELARAKETTMAGEKIRRERWVRENTKKIKELTVKGLEAEINKMNCDHQREITELKRTHQMQLLDALEEARLKHEQIEASIRESCAQDRESIIEKERHAIRERLERQLQEEQQAQTQQKQKLCEDFAAERERLQAELRQKESDSQSKRQELLREQENELEQAKFEMQEKLAKQEEKYQNRINSIEQQYLADFELWKTEYENKCKQAQAEKENAIRQHYRVERDRQLDELVVRMEADALQIAQEHEQKLLRLKEKYEKDLNVAESVEKSLREKYAETRGKLAEADAQVRNGQAEVQQMQLELSHSKKMCGDIINERDKLRDNLNADIQSELAVINERHKQEMEELQKRVHQTIHRQEETIEVLKGDNDNLRQQCLKLNAVIRQQRKDYCVK is encoded by the exons ATGGATCTATGTCTTAAGGGCTCACAG ATAAACCTTGCCACACGACAAAAAACGACGAAGGTTAAGTACAACAGTCGCTCGTTGAGCACTTTGCATAACTCGTCACCGCATTTTCGTCCACGCTCTGCCAACtttctgcagcagcgcagtcgctcGTCGCCCTTTTTGGGTCGTCCACAGTCGGCAGATCCCAAATTTGGGCGCAAACTAAGCGCTTACTTTGCCGAAAAGGAGTTGCGACTAAGCAAACAGCGTCAGGTGTCTTCCACGGATCTGCTAAAGACGCTGCTGGACGAGCCCATTAAACGCAGCTGGCTCTGCCGCAGCGCCTGCAATTCTTCCACCGACGAACAGTCGGACTTTAGCTCCAAGTCGCCACATAGCGAGGCAGAGCAGCTGGAGCGCTTCCTAGTCAGCATGCCTGTTAGCCAGGAGCAGCTTAAGTGCTGGCCACTGCCCAAGTCAGCCAAACCCGATTTGCCAGGACGCGTGTCGTTTAGCAAGCCCAATGCAGCGCATGATGTGGGCGACTCCAGTGACTGCGACAACGATAAGCAGGAGCTGCGCACCAGCAGCATCTCCGCACCTGGACCTATTGCGCTGCCTAACTttagctacagcaacaacaacaacaacaagcccgAAACTGCTGAGTCTGCGCAGAAGAAAACTGTGCACTTTGGCTCACCAGCTGGCGCCAAGGACAGCGTTGAGGTGTTAGCTGAAACGTATGAGTATCCCAAGTGTCCTTCGGAGAACTGCACCTGCAGCACACGCTCCAGCTCCACGGCCAGCAGCAATGAGCCCACTACAGATGTTAAATGCGCCTGCGATGCGCCCAGCTGTCGCTTTGCTGAAACGCAGAGCTTGCCGCAAGTGCCGCTGCCACCAAAAGTTGCCACGCCCGAACTGAATGTCATCAGAGAATACAAGCAAGTGGTCTGCAAGCCACTGGAGCCGCTGAACAACATAGAGCTGCCCACTTATCTAGACAAATATGCAGCCAAggataagcaaaataatttatccGAAGCGCCCAGTTTGAATTCGAATCAAAGCAATGCGCTTGTGGCGCCACCACGTGCGGCAAGTCAACGCAACTTTGGTGCAGAGAACAATTTCTTGCCTGTTATGCCAGATGAGCGGCGCCAGCACTTTGGCAATGCCAGCTCCGATTCAGTTATTAGCAACTACCTAaaagttgcagccacagctcCATTAGTAACCAAGAAAAAGGAAAATGTCAAGCCAGCCAGCGCGGACTTAAGCAGAAACgttaataacaaaacaaagtttgcAATCAAAAGCTTGTCCcatagcttaaagttaaaaaaagcAGTCAGCGTAGGTAATCTGCGTGAGGAGCGCAAGCTGAGTGAATATAATCTGGATAAGGTGGACAGCTGGATGAGCATGCATGAGCAGAAGCAGGCGCTGGCGCAGTTCGAAGAGCTGCACAAGCAGGGCTTGGATGAGCTAGAGGAGGCGCAGGACAATGACAGCGCCTCGCAGTTGTCGCTGAAATCGAATGAAGATTCCAGAGGTTCTACCTACGATGAGATTGTGTCTGTTATAAAGGAAATTGAAGAGGATAAGAAGCGAG ATAACTATGCTGGTCGCTTGCCCAGTGAGCTGAATCTTAAGCTAGACTCTCGCACAGCCTCGGTGGAGACTGTAAGTCAGAATAATGGCAGCGTAGTGCCCGAAAGCGGTGACAAGTACAA AGATATATTGGCGTATTTGAATAATGTGGAAAGCAGCTGTGACAAGACATTAATGGAGACGCGACGCTCCATGCCGGACAGTCATCGCTCTGAGGTTGAGTTTGTCGTAGAGCCCGACGTAACCGACGAAGTGCCCAA aCTGTCCGAGCTGTTGATGCTGCCCAATCATCAGTTGGCACGACGCGTTATAGCCTTGAGTCTGCGTGCAAATGAGCTGGCCAATGCCATACATCTGTCCAAGGAGCACGTGCTGCAGTTGCGCACGGAGAAGCAAAAGTCGCTGCGCGCTGAGAAGTCCAACAATGCCAGCAAGCTCAGCGAGCAGAAGAAACACTACGAGGAGGTGGTGACGCGTCATCAAGGCTtcattgagcagctgctgaagGACAAGGGTACGCTGTGTGAAAAGGTCGCTGCGCTTACACGCCGCTTAGAGAGTCAAAACACAGCCTGGGAGCATCGCTTGGAGACGGAGCTGGCACGTGCTAAGGAGACAACTATGGCTGGTGAGAAGATACGACGCGAGCGCTGGGTGCGTGAGAATACCAAGAAAATTAAGGAGCTGACAGTCAAGGGACTGGAGGCGGAGATTAATAAAATGAACTGCGATCATCAGCGCGAGATTACGGAGCTGAAGCGCACGCATCAAATGCAGTTGCTGGATGCTTTGGAGGAAGCGCGTCTAAAGCATGAGCAGATCGAGGCCAGCATACGTGAGAGCTGTGCGCAGGATCGTGAGTCTATAATAGAAAAGGAGCGTCATGCCATACGAGAGAGACTAGAGCGACAGCTGCAGGAGGAGCAACAAGCGCAGacacagcaaaagcaaaagctatgCGAAGACTTTGCTGCAGAGCGTGAACGTCTGCAGGCAGAGCTGCGGCAGAAGGAGAGCGACTCTCAAAGCAAGCGGCAGGAGCTGCTGCGTGAGCAGGAGAATGAACTGGAGCAGGCCAAGTTTGAAATGCAAGAGAAACTGGCCAAGCAGGAGGAGAAGTATCAGAATCGCATTAACAGCATAGAGCAGCAATACTTGGCCGACTTTGAGCTATGGAAAACAGAGTATGAGAACAAATGCAAGCAGGCGCAGGCGGAGAAGGAGAATGCCATACGTCAGCATTATAGAGTGGAGCGCGATCGTCAGCTGGATGAGCTGGTGGTGCGCATGGAGGCGGATGCGCTGCAGATTGCACAGGAGCATGAACAAAAGTTGCT CCGCCTTAAGGAAAAGTATGAAAAGGACTTGAATGTGGCCGAGAGCGTGGAGAAGTCGCTGCGTGAAAAGTACGCGGAAACGCGTGGCAAGCTCGCCGAGGCGGACGCTCAAGTGCGCAATGGCCAGGCTGAGGTGCAGCAGatgcagctggagctgagcCACAGCAAGAAAATGTGCGGCGACATTATCAATGAGCGCGACAAGCTGCGCGATAATCTCAATGCCGACATACAGAGCGAGTTGGCCGTCATCAACGAGCGTCACAAGCAGGAAATGGAAGAGCTGCAAAAGCG CGTGCATCAAACCATACACCGCCAGGAGGAGACTATCGAAGTGCTCAAGGGCGACAATGATAATCTGCGACAGCAGTGCCTTAAACTGAATGCAGTCATACGCCAGCAGCGCAAGGATTACTGCGTCAAGTAA
- the LOC108597755 gene encoding uncharacterized protein LOC108597755 produces the protein MRILLLISIIYLNYMREATAAGSCHYFSEKKMDYFDALFTCQKKKLCLADFNTQVLMNEIGSKLPAYKREDYWFGLNAYEKPTFKYVSNLENMVFMAEGATLDYSKPCAYLTPRANTAYTFNSAPCFLYKHFVCSEAEMCNGIATKSAFKATVSDELPCEMSDEVREIFGLPEIKKVRTGKSTG, from the exons ATgagaatattattattaatttcaatcatttatttaaactatatgCGCGAGGCAACAGCTGCAGGATCCTGTCATTATTTCAGTGAAAAAAAG aTGGACTATTTTGATGCCTTGTTTACCTGCCAGAAAAAGAAACTTTGCCTGGCCGATTTCAATACACAAGTGTTAATGAACGAAATTGGCAGCAAGCTACCTGCATATAAGCGAGAAGATTATTGGTTTGGTCTAAACGCATACGAGAAACCcacttttaaatatgtatCTAATTTGGAGAACATGGTTTTTATGGCGGAGGGCGCAACGCTTGATTATAGCAAACCTTGTGCCTATCTAACTCCCCGAGCTAACACGGCCTACACTTTCAATTCAGCTCCGTGTTTTCTGTATAAGCACTTTGTTTGCTCTGAAGCTGAAATGTGCAATGGCATAGCAACCAAAAGCGCCTTTAAGGCAACAGTCTCGGACGAATTGCCATGCGAAATGAGCGATGAAGTAAGAGAAATCTTTGGCTTGCCGGAAATCAAAAAGGTAAGAACTGGAAAGAGTACAGGTTAA